The genomic segment CCTACACGGTCACCGATTCCACCGGCAAGGGCCCCCTCAAATCCCCGCAGATCACCGTGCCCTTCTTCGCCTCGTGGCCCGCCGGTGGCGCTGACGGTGGACGCCTCAATCCGAACTACCAGCAGATCACCCAGCTGACGAGCCGCGCCAACTCCACCTATGAGGCCGCCATGCTGCGCCTCTCGCGTTCCGGCCGCCGCGGTCTCAGCCTGAACCTGCGCTACACCTACGCCCACGCCATGGACTGGAACCCCGACGAGGGCGTCCTGCGCGGCCGCGCCAGCGTCCTCGATCCCCTCGATTTTCAGCAAGAATACGGCGTCAGCGACCTCGACATCCGTCACACCCTTGCCGCCTACGGCGTCTGGCACTCGCCCTGGAAACTCCACGGCCCCGCCGCCCACTTCGCCAACGGATGGATGCTCTCCGGCATCGGCCAGTACCACTCCGGCCTCCCCTACACCATGCGCACCTCGGGCACGCTCGCGCAGCAGTATGTCGACGGCGGCCTGGTAGAGGCCCTCGGCCCCGGCATGAACGGATACGGCGGCGCCAACCGCGTCTACGGCGTCGGCCGCAACACCTACCGCTACCCCGCCACTTGGAAAGCCGACATGCGCCTCGGTAAGCGCTTCTCACTGGGAGGCCAGCGCGAACTCGAGTTCCTCGCGCAAACCTTCAACCTCTTCAATCACCAGAACGTCACCGAACTCGAAACCACCGGCTATTACGTCGACTCGTCCACCGCCGCCGGTTCGCTGCCCAAGCTCAACTTCCTCACCGGCGCAAAGCCCGGCCAGACCGAGTTCGGACAGCCCCTCAACATCAACGCCACTGACAATTACCGTGAGCGCCAATTCGACTTCGGCATCCGCCTCCGCTTCCACCACGACTTCGTGGATTAGAGCAGTTTCTGCGTCTCAGGAGATGATCGACGCGCCCGCGCCGTTAGGCGCAGAGTTTATTAGCCCCGCGTTTCAACGTGGGGGAGTCGGAAGTTGATGTGAGTTCGGAGTCCCGTAGGGACGGCGGAAAAGTCCCCGATATACCAACCGTGGAAATGCTCTAGATGTGCAACAGCGCTGGGTCGAACCACACGTCGAGATACTCGCCAGCCAGGAGAAATCGAGATCCGGGTGGGAGTCCCAGCAACCGAACCAATTGCGGATACATTCGGTAAATATGGGTCGTGTGAATGGGAGCAAAAAAGTCCGGAGCTACAGAAAACTGCTCACCGCACCAGATGTACCAGCCAGTGGTGCCAGCTTCGGCCCGATGACGCAGCCCGTTGATCGGCACCAAGCCGTCAGTGGAGATGGCAAACCCGCTCTTGAGATCTCCAGGCGAAGCGACAAAATCGATCTGTCTCGCAGCACAGAACGCGGCCTGCCGACTGTCTGCGTCAGACTGAGGAATGGCCATCAATTCGGCCGCGCCGGCCCCGCATTCTTTCCGCGCCGAAACCGCTCATCCACCGGCTTGCGTCCCTTGAAGCCCGACTCCAGCGTGTGCCAGTGTTCGATCGAAGTCTCACCCATCCGCCAGCAGAGCAGCACCACCTCGTCATCAAGACGAAACGGAAAATCCAGCAGCCCCGACTCCAGATCCTTCACCTGCACGCCAATCGCGTCAATCTCGGCCAAGGTCTCGCGCACGCGTTCCAGGTGCCCATCCATCTCCGCGCGCAGCCGCACAACCGACGCAACGTCCACCTTCATCCCGCCTGACAGATAAATCCGCCGACTCAGCTCGCCGAGCTGGCTCTCGACACCTTCAGCCGCTTCCTTCCCCGCGATGGCGCGCTTAAGTAGAGACTCAAGCACGGGAAGGAGTGACTGCGCTTCGTCGAGAGTGAATGTCTTCATAATTGTCTGCAACTAGGATACGAGAAAAGCAGAGTACAGTGAACAGTGGTCAGTTGACACTCACCGTGACGAGCTACTCGTCATCCCCCAAAGGTTCCGTGAACTTCAGCTCATTCCCAAATGCATCCTTCACGCGAAAATCTCGATTGCCCCAAGGCTTGCGCTCGATCCCCTGAGAGAACTGGACACCGCGTCCGGCAAACTCCTCATACATCTCCGCCAGATCCGGCGTAAACAGGTGCACGCCCATCGCTGCCGAGCGGTGCAGCTTGTCCTCGAAAAGGTGCAGAGCAATGCCATCGCGCTCCAAGATGGCGTAACCCTCGGCGCTCTGGCTGGCAAGCGCGAAGCCAAGCCTTCCATAGAAAGCAATGGCTTCCCCCAGGTTGGAAACAGGCAGTTCCGGAGCAACACGCGTAATCCGGGCCATAGGAACCTCCTCGACAGCCGGGGACTCGGAGCCGGGGAACGCTCCGAAAAGTAGGACGGGCCGCCGCGCGTTTCCATTTCCTACCCCCGTGTACATTAACGCCGTTTACCTCAGCTCGCTACTCTCCGAACAGAGCTAACCTCCGCATGCTGGGCACCGCACGATCTTCATCTGCCACAGCCAAGGGCGATGCCCATCCAGCCAGTACCTCGCTCTCGGCGGCAGCGTCGCCATGACTCTCACCGTCGTCAGCTAAACAGTTTTGCTTGCAACAGCTTGAAAAGAATTACTCAACAGCTTAGTGAACACCGGCATTCGGCGGTGTTTAAAAATTGCACCGCTGCAGTTGTGCCGTTAGGCTATGCAAACTGAGCGCTGTTTAACCGCGGAGGAGTCGATTTCGATCCTTCACACGAAGGTCCTCACTTTCCACCAAGATGCGCAATATGCCTCGTCTCTTCCTTTGAAGAGCCACTTGAACTTCTGCCGCTAAGCTCCTCGTATCAATCTCCCGCTCTACACGTTCGTAGGTCTATCCCTCGTCTCTCTGTCCCTAAGGTACCCTTAAACCCACATGTACATCCCTGAAGAAGAAGTCCGCTCTCTCCTCACCTGGGAAGCCCTGTTCCCCGCCATCCGCCAGGCCCTCATCGACTTCTCCGCAGGCCCCCGGGCGAATCACATTGTCGATCAGCCCCCGCGCTCGATCCTCCGCTCCAACCACACCACCGGGCCCAACAACGGCTGGTTCGCCGCCATGCCCGTCATCTACCAGGACGTGATGGCCGTCAAGACCGTCACCTTCTTCCCCGGCAACGCCAACCTTGGCCTGCACACCCACATGGCCATCATCGAGCTGCTCAGCCGCACCACCGGCCAACCCCTCGCCATCATGGACGGCCGCCTCATCACCGAAATGCGTACCGCCGCTGTCTCCGCCGTAGCCCTCGATGCTCTGGTCCCCCGCGGAGCCCGCTCCCTCGGCATCCTCGGCTCCGGTGTCCAGGCCCGCTCCCATCTCGCCGCCTTCCGCCTCCTCCGCCCCGACATCGCCGACGTCCGCATCTGGTCCCGAACCCCCGCCCACGTCGAGGCCTTCGCCGCGGGGACCCAGATCCGCGCCACGACCATCGAAGAAGCCGCATCGGCCGACGTCGTCCTCGTCGCTACCGCCTCCCCCACCCCGGTACTCATGGGCCGCTGGCTCAAACCCGATGCTCTGGTAATCTCCGTCGGCGCGGTAGGACCCACCGTCCGCGAGCTCGACGACGAAACCCTCCACACCAGCTACATCGTGGCCGAATCCCGCCACGCGGCCGAGCGCGAATCCGGCGACATCGTCCTCTCCAACTCGAGCGTCCAGGCCGAAATCGGCGAGATCCTCTCCGATCCGGCCAGCCACCCCTTCCCCAAAAAGGGGCGTGTCCTCTTCAAATCCGTAGGCATGGCCATCGAAGACCTGGTCGCCGCAAAGCTAGTCTGGCAAGCCCGCCAATCCCGCTGACCGCATTCGCACGAAGTTCCCGTGCCCCATCCTGTCGACTTTGTGCTGTCGACAGGGTGGGAGAGCACGAACCCAATCACGGCGAGTGAGGGGGCGAAAGCCGCCCACCTACACATCCGCCCCGAACGCCAGCAGCCGGCCGTCGCAATCCTTAACCACGAATTCACGGCACTTCCACGGCATGTCCCCCAGCCCCCGCGCGAACTCCACTCCCTTGGCAGCGTACTCGGCATATAGCGCATCCGCATCCTGCACAAATAGATAGGCATCCAGCAGCTCATCGGCATACTTTTCGGGATTCGCCGTCGGCGGCTCCGCCCGCCGGAAGTGGATGGCCCGCCCATCCCGCGCCACGATGGCGTACTCCGGCGGTTCGTCCGGAGCCGGGGTCCACGTGCCCAGGCATGCGAAACCCAGCTTCTCCGCGTACCAGCTAACCGTCCGCGCAATCTCCAGTGTGAAAAAAACGGGCACAATCTTCACGATCATGCCCCGCAGTCTACCCCAGATTCACGTCCCACCGAAAAGCAACCACCCGCCCTTGGCCCCGGCATCCTATCTTGGAAAGATTCTGCGCCGCGTCGCAGCATATGGCCGGGAATATAGCTCGAATCCGCATCCGGCCGGCACCGGGCAGCGATATATAAAAAATCTCCGCTGCCCGGAATGCCAAACCGGAACGAATCGAAATAAACAACTCTGAATCAATCAGATAACACGAGCAACTTAAAGGGAGCCATAAATTATGCCCACCTGCTGGATCAAATAGCGCGTGCTCAGCGATACCTGCCTTGCGCGCCTCCCGGCTGCACGCCCCTCGCTCAGCCTGCGAGCCTGCCACTGGAATGAGGTCTGCCTCCGCTGAACGTCGGCGACGGCAGTCACACCGCGGCCTCGATCCCGTCAGCTACCCTGTTAACAAAGGCGTCCCGGCCGCAACTTCCGGCCCGCTGGCGCATCTCTTAAGGGACCCATGATTCACCAAACGGCATAAAAATCGGCTTCCTCTTTCGGAGACAGCCGGGGGCGGAATCACGCCCTCCCATAAACCAGGATCAAGCCTAACTTTCTCAAGGAGTTATTCATGCTTACAGTTGGAGAAAAGTTCCCTTCGTTCGAACTTCGCGCCGTAGTCAGCACTGAAAAAGACGAAAACAAGGCGTTCCAGACCATCACCGACAAGTCCTACGAAGGCAAGTGGAAGGTCTACTTCTTCTGGCCCAAGGACTTCACCTTCGTCTGCCCCACCGAAATCGCAGCCTTCGGCAAGCTCAACCAGGAGTTCCAGGACCGCGACGCCCAGCTCCTCGGCGCCTCCATCGACTCCGAGTACGTCCACCGCGCCTGGCGTGAGCACCACCCCGACCTCAACAATCTGCCCTACCCCATGCTCTCCGACATCAAGCGCGACCTGTCTGAGCAGCTCGGCATCCTCGACCTCAAGGCCGGCGTAGCCCAGCGCGCCACCTTCATCGTCGACCCCGACAACGTGATCCGCTTCGTCTACGTCACCGACCTCTCCGTGGGCCGCAACCCCCAGGAAGTCCTCCGCGTGCTCGACGCCCTGCAGACCGACGAGCTCTGCCCCTGCAATTGGCAGAAGGGCCAGGAAACCCTGAACGCGTAAGACTCGACGCGGGTGCCCCGTCCTAGCTCTGCTAGGGCGGGGGGACCTCATCTTGACGGGCTGTCCTGCAGATCTCGAGACAAAACTTCAGACCTGCACTAACCCAAAACTATGAACTGTGAACTAAGAACTGCGAACTTAAAGCCATGACCCTAGACGCCCTGATCGATACACTTCCTACGTACGCCAAGGACCTCAAGCTCAACTACTCGTCCCTGGTCCGCAACAATACCGAGCTCACGCCCCAGCAGCTCTGGGGAACCGTCGTCGCCTCGGCCATCGCCACCCGCAGCGCCGCCCTTACTGCGGCCGTGCTCCAGGCCGCTCCCGCCCAGCTCAGCCCGCAGGCGCTTGAGGCCGCCCAGGCCGCTGCTGCCATCATGGGCATGAACAACGTCTTCTACCGCTTCCACCATCTCGCGGCCAACGAGAAGTACTCCACCATGCCGGCCCGCCTGCGCATGAACGGCCTCCGCGGTCACGGAGTGGAAGAGGTCGACTTCGAGCTCTGGTCACTCGCCGTCTCGGCCATCAACGCCTGCGGCAAGTGCGTCGGCGCGCATGAAAAGGTCGTCCGCGAAAAGGGCGCAAGCGAAGAGCTGGTGCTCGCCACCGTCCGTGTGGCCTCGGTCATCCATGCCATCGGCGCCGTCCTTGACGCCGTCCACGCCCAGGCAGCGATCACCGCCCCTGAACCCGCCCTGGCCTGATCCAGCCGACTGTTCGGGCGCGGAAATGGGCGCCCCAGGTCTCTCGCTTTTGGTGACCTGGGAAAGCACACCACACACTCAGCCACTGCCCTCGTTTTGCTCGCGCCCCATCTTACGGCAGGCGCCCTCGCGACTTCTTCCTGTCGCGAGGACCGAAGGCCACCGCTCCAGCGCAGTCGAAGATGGCGCCGAAGGCGCGGTCAGCCCCACCGCAGGTGGCAAGTGGCTAGTCGAACATGTGCAGCGACCCGCGCTGTTGCCGCTTCCCCTCCGGCTTTTCCAGCGCCTTCAGCAGAATCCGGC from the Occallatibacter riparius genome contains:
- a CDS encoding glyoxalase superfamily protein, with the translated sequence MARITRVAPELPVSNLGEAIAFYGRLGFALASQSAEGYAILERDGIALHLFEDKLHRSAAMGVHLFTPDLAEMYEEFAGRGVQFSQGIERKPWGNRDFRVKDAFGNELKFTEPLGDDE
- a CDS encoding carboxymuconolactone decarboxylase family protein — encoded protein: MTLDALIDTLPTYAKDLKLNYSSLVRNNTELTPQQLWGTVVASAIATRSAALTAAVLQAAPAQLSPQALEAAQAAAAIMGMNNVFYRFHHLAANEKYSTMPARLRMNGLRGHGVEEVDFELWSLAVSAINACGKCVGAHEKVVREKGASEELVLATVRVASVIHAIGAVLDAVHAQAAITAPEPALA
- a CDS encoding ornithine cyclodeaminase family protein translates to MYIPEEEVRSLLTWEALFPAIRQALIDFSAGPRANHIVDQPPRSILRSNHTTGPNNGWFAAMPVIYQDVMAVKTVTFFPGNANLGLHTHMAIIELLSRTTGQPLAIMDGRLITEMRTAAVSAVALDALVPRGARSLGILGSGVQARSHLAAFRLLRPDIADVRIWSRTPAHVEAFAAGTQIRATTIEEAASADVVLVATASPTPVLMGRWLKPDALVISVGAVGPTVRELDDETLHTSYIVAESRHAAERESGDIVLSNSSVQAEIGEILSDPASHPFPKKGRVLFKSVGMAIEDLVAAKLVWQARQSR
- a CDS encoding immunity protein Imm33 domain-containing protein is translated as MAIPQSDADSRQAAFCAARQIDFVASPGDLKSGFAISTDGLVPINGLRHRAEAGTTGWYIWCGEQFSVAPDFFAPIHTTHIYRMYPQLVRLLGLPPGSRFLLAGEYLDVWFDPALLHI
- a CDS encoding VOC family protein yields the protein MIVKIVPVFFTLEIARTVSWYAEKLGFACLGTWTPAPDEPPEYAIVARDGRAIHFRRAEPPTANPEKYADELLDAYLFVQDADALYAEYAAKGVEFARGLGDMPWKCREFVVKDCDGRLLAFGADV
- a CDS encoding DUF2203 domain-containing protein — its product is MKTFTLDEAQSLLPVLESLLKRAIAGKEAAEGVESQLGELSRRIYLSGGMKVDVASVVRLRAEMDGHLERVRETLAEIDAIGVQVKDLESGLLDFPFRLDDEVVLLCWRMGETSIEHWHTLESGFKGRKPVDERFRRGKNAGPARPN
- a CDS encoding peroxiredoxin, with the protein product MLTVGEKFPSFELRAVVSTEKDENKAFQTITDKSYEGKWKVYFFWPKDFTFVCPTEIAAFGKLNQEFQDRDAQLLGASIDSEYVHRAWREHHPDLNNLPYPMLSDIKRDLSEQLGILDLKAGVAQRATFIVDPDNVIRFVYVTDLSVGRNPQEVLRVLDALQTDELCPCNWQKGQETLNA